One stretch of Paenibacillus sp. FSL R5-0341 DNA includes these proteins:
- a CDS encoding class II aldolase/adducin family protein yields MSEQQVREELTKYARRAVAQGLVVGPGGNLSARSGGTMLLSPSGYALEDLEPDEWIAIDIETGETHVGATRPSSEVLMHLYSYRVNPDIQAIVHTHPAYTIALSLVFDELPHLFPDQSALVGDIGFVPYVLPTTKLLADAVSAQVEEHTALILVNHGLVTTGKNLREAYYRTQVVEESAKVYMIAKAAGEPKVLTAEEYKEIQSLESEAYRVQLLQQLKS; encoded by the coding sequence ATGTCTGAACAACAAGTAAGGGAAGAGTTAACGAAATATGCCCGGAGAGCAGTTGCTCAAGGACTGGTGGTCGGACCTGGTGGGAATCTGAGCGCTCGCTCTGGAGGAACGATGCTATTGTCTCCGAGTGGTTATGCTCTTGAGGATCTGGAGCCTGACGAATGGATCGCCATTGATATCGAGACAGGAGAGACTCATGTCGGAGCAACACGCCCTTCTTCCGAAGTATTGATGCATCTGTACAGCTATCGTGTGAATCCTGATATCCAAGCCATTGTGCATACGCATCCGGCATACACGATCGCACTCAGTCTCGTTTTCGATGAATTGCCACACTTGTTCCCTGATCAGTCGGCATTGGTGGGCGATATCGGGTTCGTTCCATATGTTCTGCCAACGACGAAACTTCTTGCGGATGCGGTCTCAGCACAGGTAGAAGAACATACGGCACTCATTCTCGTTAATCACGGATTGGTCACAACGGGTAAAAACCTCCGCGAAGCCTACTACCGCACCCAGGTCGTGGAAGAAAGCGCGAAGGTATATATGATCGCAAAGGCAGCCGGGGAGCCCAAAGTGCTTACTGCCGAAGAATATAAGGAAATTCAATCCCTTGAAAGTGAAGCCTACCGTGTGCAGTTACTGCAACAACTCAAGTCCTGA
- a CDS encoding FCD domain-containing protein — translation MELEYELLKQLRDASAPIGASTLVHTLGKTYGLSQATIGRRLMEMDVEGFTVLEGRKGRTLTEQGLDRMKTLERDLQQKSVNSQLIQMLNHSGEKALLDVLVARRALEREIASLAAQRATKEYILLLQASIANQHELLSKNIIPYEEDREFHRLLAYAAQNQILLHAVELVWETSRDFLETAYIRRRVGSELVVDHQQILDAIVAGSPEQAEAAMVNHINQMIDDVKRYFTMQNQNQ, via the coding sequence ATGGAGTTGGAATACGAACTGCTGAAGCAGCTTCGAGACGCGAGCGCTCCCATCGGGGCCAGTACGTTGGTTCATACTTTGGGCAAAACGTATGGTCTGAGTCAGGCAACCATCGGAAGAAGACTTATGGAGATGGATGTTGAAGGTTTTACAGTTCTGGAAGGTCGCAAGGGAAGGACTTTGACCGAACAAGGTCTGGATCGAATGAAGACGTTGGAAAGAGATTTGCAGCAAAAAAGCGTGAATTCACAGTTAATTCAGATGCTGAACCATTCTGGAGAAAAGGCTCTGTTGGATGTTCTCGTTGCCAGAAGGGCACTTGAGCGGGAGATCGCTTCCTTGGCAGCACAGCGTGCCACGAAAGAATACATATTACTGTTGCAAGCATCGATTGCGAACCAGCATGAATTGCTTTCCAAGAATATTATACCATACGAGGAGGATCGAGAGTTCCATAGATTGTTGGCTTATGCTGCGCAAAACCAAATTCTTCTGCACGCGGTTGAACTGGTATGGGAGACAAGCCGTGATTTTCTGGAAACAGCGTATATTCGCCGGAGAGTAGGAAGTGAATTAGTTGTGGATCATCAGCAGATTCTGGATGCTATTGTAGCGGGCTCTCCGGAGCAGGCTGAAGCGGCAATGGTGAATCATATCAACCAAATGATCGATGATGTCAAACGTTATTTCACCATGCAAAACCAAAACCAATAA
- a CDS encoding ABC transporter ATP-binding protein, with translation MSSGQETISIETREVTKTYGERAAVDQVTLQVKKGEFVSLLGPSGCGKTTLLRMLGGLEQPDQGTIMLGGRDVTGIPAYGRNSNMIFQQLALFPHMDVFNNIAYGLKVKKLPKADIKRQVGEMLDLVQLGDYGRRAVSELSGGQAQRVAIARALINRPEVLLLDEPLSALDMQLRLDMQRELKRIQREFGGTFIFVTHDQSEAMNMSDRIGVMRAGKLLQYATPDEIYERPADSFVAKFIGDTNLFETEVLGHDVKGIRVDCFGKPLLVKVSDGNAVPKAGARHSLSIRNEYIRFGEDATHCVNKLDGHVIEAVYGGANIRYSVQIAEGFLVQASVLHQRGASRFSPGEPIQIGFDPEDALLLSEPVHDQVQGAGI, from the coding sequence ATGAGCAGCGGACAAGAGACCATATCCATTGAAACAAGGGAAGTCACGAAGACTTATGGTGAGCGAGCCGCGGTTGATCAAGTAACACTCCAAGTGAAAAAGGGTGAATTCGTTTCCTTGCTTGGTCCGAGTGGCTGTGGCAAAACAACACTGCTGCGCATGCTTGGCGGACTTGAGCAACCAGATCAGGGCACCATTATGCTGGGAGGTCGGGATGTTACCGGCATTCCGGCCTATGGACGCAATAGTAATATGATTTTTCAGCAGCTTGCGCTGTTCCCTCATATGGATGTATTCAACAACATTGCCTACGGGCTAAAGGTGAAGAAGTTACCGAAAGCCGATATCAAGCGGCAGGTGGGTGAAATGCTTGATCTGGTCCAGCTCGGAGACTATGGCAGGCGTGCTGTATCCGAGCTGTCCGGGGGGCAGGCCCAACGCGTCGCCATTGCTCGCGCACTGATCAACAGACCCGAAGTGCTGCTGCTTGACGAACCTCTCTCTGCATTGGACATGCAACTACGTCTCGATATGCAGCGTGAACTGAAACGCATACAGCGTGAGTTCGGCGGAACGTTTATCTTTGTTACGCATGACCAGAGCGAAGCCATGAACATGTCTGACCGAATCGGCGTCATGCGCGCCGGAAAGCTGCTACAATACGCAACCCCTGATGAAATCTATGAAAGACCGGCCGATAGCTTCGTGGCCAAGTTTATTGGAGATACCAATCTCTTTGAGACGGAAGTGTTGGGACATGATGTGAAAGGAATTCGGGTGGATTGCTTCGGCAAGCCATTGCTGGTGAAGGTCAGTGATGGAAATGCTGTACCGAAAGCGGGAGCACGACATTCCTTATCGATCCGCAATGAATATATTCGATTCGGAGAAGATGCAACTCATTGTGTGAACAAACTGGATGGACACGTGATTGAAGCGGTATACGGCGGAGCAAATATTCGATACAGTGTGCAGATTGCTGAAGGTTTTCTGGTTCAGGCCAGTGTGCTGCATCAGCGGGGAGCCTCACGTTTTAGTCCAGGTGAGCCAATACAAATTGGCTTTGACCCGGAGGACGCGCTATTGTTATCCGAACCCGTGCATGATCAAGTCCAGGGGGCAGGAATATGA
- a CDS encoding hydantoinase B/oxoprolinase family protein, with translation MIGDKVFLEIFNNRIQAAVEEMANVVLRTGFTAFVKETGDFGTYLLSPSGETFGSPLETGYNLSLGIPAAATIDSIEDWKEGDLVICNDPYSTKGMVTHLPDIHLIKPYFHEGRIIAYGMCFVHSSDVGGKVPGSVSPSAYDIHMEGIRIAPVKLYEAGVLNKQILRMFLDNSRIPEQNLGDLKALMAALNRGEQRLGELIARYGVEKIQQGIEHLLEYAELKARAIVQDIPDGSYDFWDYLEKGPGGYPIRLRCRMTIAGSDIHLDFSGTDPQVRASFNIPTHNQQGHYMLVPALIRYFRTLDPTIPWNSGMIRMVQNYAPPASVLNPEPMAAVGARAATFIRLMDVITGALGKAQASKVPSAGAGQACIVMMAMTDASDGKKKVGVIQPICGGSGARPMKDGIDGMDFAVGHLRNIPAETVESEMPVLIEHYGLRADSAGAGTFRGGSGIDLCVRILTPDTVMTARNMERMEFQPWGRLGGGVGSHGEAILNAGRASEDHLGRIDELLLQPGETVTFLSQGGGGYGDPFERDSRLVLEDVRSGLVSPEKALELYGVVIDGLELNERDTEQLRVKRPRQQEEFAYGKAREQFETIWSDEMQVSLNQSLLSAPLALRDYLKRQTMGVVEEKYKDSLSVDPREISDIMEGLREKIGFH, from the coding sequence ATGATCGGCGACAAAGTTTTTCTTGAGATTTTCAACAACCGAATTCAGGCTGCGGTGGAAGAAATGGCGAATGTCGTTTTACGGACAGGCTTCACCGCTTTTGTCAAAGAAACAGGCGATTTTGGAACCTACCTTTTATCTCCTTCCGGGGAAACGTTCGGGTCGCCGCTGGAGACGGGTTACAATCTGTCTCTGGGCATTCCGGCTGCTGCGACCATTGACAGCATAGAAGACTGGAAAGAAGGGGATCTCGTCATATGTAATGATCCTTATTCCACCAAAGGCATGGTTACACACCTTCCAGACATTCATCTTATCAAGCCTTATTTTCATGAAGGGCGAATCATCGCTTACGGCATGTGCTTTGTCCATTCATCCGATGTAGGCGGCAAGGTACCGGGGAGTGTATCTCCCAGCGCCTACGATATTCATATGGAAGGCATTCGAATTGCACCAGTCAAGCTGTATGAAGCTGGTGTTCTGAACAAGCAGATTCTGCGCATGTTTCTGGACAACAGCCGAATTCCGGAGCAAAATCTCGGTGATCTCAAAGCGCTTATGGCTGCATTGAATCGGGGAGAGCAGAGACTTGGGGAACTCATTGCCCGATATGGCGTGGAGAAAATCCAGCAGGGCATCGAACATTTGCTGGAATATGCCGAGCTGAAGGCCCGTGCCATCGTGCAGGATATTCCGGACGGTTCCTATGACTTCTGGGACTACCTGGAGAAAGGCCCAGGAGGATATCCCATCCGATTGCGCTGCAGAATGACGATTGCGGGCAGTGACATTCATCTGGACTTTAGCGGCACCGATCCTCAGGTTAGAGCTTCATTTAATATTCCTACTCACAACCAACAGGGGCATTACATGCTGGTGCCCGCACTCATTCGTTATTTCCGTACGCTCGATCCGACCATTCCATGGAATTCGGGTATGATTCGTATGGTGCAAAATTACGCGCCACCTGCTTCCGTACTCAACCCGGAGCCGATGGCAGCTGTTGGGGCACGTGCTGCGACCTTTATCCGGCTGATGGACGTCATCACGGGTGCTTTGGGGAAAGCTCAGGCCAGCAAGGTTCCTTCGGCAGGAGCTGGACAAGCCTGCATCGTCATGATGGCGATGACAGATGCATCCGATGGCAAGAAAAAGGTGGGCGTAATTCAGCCGATCTGCGGTGGTTCGGGAGCAAGGCCGATGAAAGATGGGATTGATGGCATGGATTTTGCCGTTGGTCATCTTCGGAATATCCCTGCGGAAACAGTGGAATCCGAGATGCCTGTGTTGATCGAGCATTATGGTCTTCGTGCGGATTCGGCAGGTGCGGGAACCTTCCGCGGTGGAAGCGGGATTGACCTGTGCGTCAGAATTCTAACACCCGATACCGTAATGACGGCCAGAAACATGGAGCGTATGGAATTTCAGCCCTGGGGCAGGCTCGGTGGCGGCGTAGGTTCACATGGAGAAGCGATTCTCAATGCTGGACGTGCAAGTGAGGATCATCTGGGAAGAATTGATGAGCTGCTACTTCAGCCTGGAGAAACGGTTACGTTCCTGTCGCAAGGTGGAGGCGGATATGGCGATCCATTTGAGCGTGATTCACGTCTGGTTCTGGAAGATGTAAGAAGTGGGCTGGTATCCCCGGAGAAAGCCCTTGAGTTATATGGTGTTGTGATTGACGGCCTGGAGCTGAACGAGAGAGATACCGAACAACTGCGCGTCAAGCGCCCACGGCAGCAGGAGGAATTCGCCTATGGCAAGGCACGGGAGCAATTCGAAACCATATGGAGCGACGAGATGCAGGTATCGCTGAATCAGTCATTGCTGAGTGCTCCGCTTGCATTGAGAGACTACCTGAAGCGTCAGACCATGGGCGTTGTAGAGGAGAAGTATAAGGATTCCCTATCTGTAGATCCACGGGAGATATCCGACATTATGGAAGGGTTACGCGAGAAAATAGGGTTTCATTGA
- a CDS encoding ABC transporter permease encodes MVKSNKGTKLLLYIFVSAVAIYLLLPLLMIMLTSVGSGSASKFPPEGLTLKWYANLGEQTQFLDAFKNSLIASTGAVLLALITGTLAALAIVQYPFPGSGMLRAFFVSPMVMPKITLGIAYLILFSKMHIAGGLFALILGEAVIVLPFVLTLVGSALANLHPAHREAAADLGAGPMRIFFTITLPQLRLSLLLSGSIAFVFTFDQVEAALLLLRQDSYTLPIQLFLYMEKWQDPTIAVVSVVLIAFALALFMTIKLVLRSVPGLESLFGRRKTKGGLDQNE; translated from the coding sequence ATGGTTAAGTCGAACAAGGGTACCAAGCTGCTGCTCTATATCTTTGTGAGCGCCGTAGCCATTTATTTGCTGTTGCCGCTGCTCATGATTATGTTAACGTCCGTAGGCTCAGGTTCAGCCAGTAAATTCCCGCCAGAAGGTCTAACCTTGAAATGGTATGCCAATCTGGGTGAGCAAACCCAGTTTCTCGATGCTTTCAAAAACAGCCTCATTGCTTCGACAGGGGCGGTTCTGCTGGCTTTGATTACGGGTACGCTTGCTGCGCTAGCGATCGTGCAGTATCCTTTCCCGGGTTCTGGCATGTTAAGGGCATTTTTTGTATCTCCGATGGTTATGCCGAAAATTACGCTGGGTATCGCATATTTGATTTTATTCTCGAAAATGCATATTGCAGGCGGATTGTTTGCGCTTATTTTGGGTGAAGCGGTCATTGTACTTCCATTCGTGCTCACTCTTGTGGGCAGTGCATTAGCCAATCTGCACCCGGCTCACCGGGAAGCTGCCGCAGACCTTGGCGCAGGACCGATGCGTATCTTTTTCACAATTACACTGCCACAGCTCCGACTATCCCTGCTTTTGTCAGGGTCAATCGCTTTTGTCTTCACTTTCGATCAGGTAGAGGCTGCACTGCTGCTACTCCGTCAGGACAGCTACACGTTGCCAATACAGCTATTCCTGTACATGGAGAAATGGCAGGACCCAACAATTGCTGTTGTGTCTGTAGTGTTGATCGCTTTTGCACTGGCTCTGTTTATGACGATTAAACTAGTTTTGCGCTCTGTACCAGGACTTGAGAGTTTGTTTGGTCGCAGGAAAACAAAAGGAGGTCTGGATCAAAATGAATAA
- a CDS encoding hydantoinase/oxoprolinase family protein has product MDTIYRLGIDIGGTFTDALVMDHQGKVIAALKTPSIAAAPEQAIFNALDQLKANGVNIREIDLFVHGTTLGVNTLIERNGAVTGLLVTKGFRDILEIRRLRLEDTTNLYGDKTDALVPRHRVKEVDERVIASGGILQPLNQEQLLQAVDELVEDGVTALAISFLHAYVNPAHEQLAEDLIRERYPQLFICRSSAIWPQQREFERTLATAMNAYVGERMGSYFLRLQEGIQAYGLKSSLLSTMSNGGIMTAARAANEPVRTLLSGPASGVIAATHIAERAGIHQVITFDMGGTSVDVALIDKEPAYSSENKVGDFPVIIPAVDVTAIGAGGGSIAWLDSVGVLKVGPRSAGANPGPACYQRGGEEPTTTDAYLQLGILHADRFLGGQMRLYPELAERTLSNLGEKLGLNAKQTAQAILDVATANMYAQFSPLMARKGVDPRDFTLLAYGGAGPMHAFLMAREVGIGRVLIPPSPGTLCAMGCTVANLRNDFVHTLQKSTQNLEPGELRTLFTELENQGRSWVDEEARGGVQLDHIYCLYSADMRYEGQAFDLEVTLTLEEIEDPKKAGMKFHTSYQNVFGISQPEAEVMFVSLRATIVGVLPTRNTVDPVDLPFDESEVEDRIITFDHVQQTAKVVKRGQIPSVDAPIPGPIIVEEYDTTIFIPPGYKVYRDVHGNVIGEVEA; this is encoded by the coding sequence GTGGACACAATCTACCGTTTAGGTATAGATATCGGAGGTACTTTCACGGACGCGCTGGTAATGGACCATCAGGGCAAGGTGATTGCGGCACTGAAGACGCCATCGATTGCGGCAGCTCCGGAGCAGGCGATTTTTAACGCACTGGATCAGCTCAAGGCAAATGGCGTGAACATTCGTGAGATTGATCTGTTTGTGCATGGTACCACGCTCGGCGTAAACACGTTAATCGAACGAAATGGTGCAGTTACAGGTCTGCTGGTGACCAAAGGATTCCGTGACATTCTTGAAATCCGCCGGTTGCGACTTGAGGATACAACCAATCTGTATGGTGACAAGACCGATGCGCTGGTACCGAGACATCGCGTCAAGGAAGTCGATGAACGGGTGATTGCGAGCGGGGGAATACTCCAGCCACTCAATCAGGAACAGCTGCTGCAAGCGGTGGATGAGCTGGTGGAGGATGGTGTTACCGCTTTGGCGATCAGTTTCTTACATGCTTATGTGAATCCTGCTCATGAACAGCTTGCGGAAGATCTGATCAGGGAACGTTATCCGCAACTGTTCATCTGCCGAAGCAGCGCCATCTGGCCACAACAGCGTGAGTTCGAAAGAACACTTGCAACGGCCATGAATGCTTATGTAGGGGAACGAATGGGGTCTTACTTCCTGCGTCTGCAAGAAGGGATTCAGGCGTATGGTCTCAAATCCAGCTTGCTGTCTACCATGTCCAACGGTGGCATTATGACGGCTGCCAGAGCGGCTAATGAGCCGGTACGTACGCTCCTGTCCGGACCTGCTTCCGGTGTAATCGCCGCGACCCATATCGCTGAACGAGCTGGTATTCATCAGGTCATCACATTCGATATGGGTGGGACAAGCGTTGATGTTGCCCTTATTGACAAAGAACCGGCTTATTCATCCGAGAACAAAGTTGGGGATTTTCCTGTCATCATTCCTGCTGTTGATGTAACAGCCATTGGGGCAGGTGGTGGTTCAATTGCATGGCTTGATTCCGTAGGCGTACTCAAAGTTGGACCGCGCAGCGCTGGAGCCAATCCCGGTCCGGCCTGCTATCAGCGTGGTGGAGAAGAGCCGACAACCACAGATGCCTATCTACAGCTCGGTATCCTGCACGCTGACCGTTTCCTTGGCGGACAAATGCGTCTGTATCCCGAACTTGCAGAGCGTACTCTTTCCAATCTGGGAGAGAAGCTTGGACTGAATGCCAAACAGACTGCGCAAGCCATTCTCGATGTGGCAACTGCCAATATGTATGCCCAGTTTTCCCCTCTGATGGCCCGCAAGGGCGTTGATCCCCGCGATTTTACGTTGCTCGCATATGGTGGAGCTGGCCCGATGCATGCTTTTCTGATGGCACGTGAGGTAGGCATCGGCAGGGTGCTGATCCCGCCATCTCCTGGAACACTATGTGCCATGGGTTGCACGGTTGCCAATCTTCGAAATGATTTTGTTCATACGTTACAAAAAAGCACCCAGAATCTGGAGCCTGGTGAGTTAAGAACTCTTTTCACTGAACTGGAAAACCAAGGACGTAGCTGGGTCGATGAGGAAGCCCGTGGCGGTGTCCAACTGGATCATATTTATTGCCTATACAGTGCGGATATGCGCTATGAAGGACAGGCCTTTGATCTCGAGGTCACGCTGACATTGGAAGAAATTGAAGATCCCAAGAAGGCAGGGATGAAATTCCATACGTCTTACCAAAACGTGTTTGGCATTAGTCAGCCGGAGGCAGAGGTCATGTTTGTAAGTCTTAGAGCGACCATTGTTGGTGTTTTGCCTACCCGTAACACGGTAGATCCGGTAGATTTGCCATTCGACGAGAGTGAAGTGGAAGATAGGATCATTACTTTTGACCATGTACAGCAGACAGCGAAGGTAGTCAAAAGAGGACAGATTCCATCGGTGGATGCTCCCATTCCCGGGCCCATTATTGTAGAGGAATATGATACCACGATCTTTATCCCACCTGGATATAAGGTATACCGGGATGTGCACGGGAACGTGATTGGGGAGGTGGAAGCATGA
- a CDS encoding Xaa-Pro peptidase family protein, with amino-acid sequence MNNSHHLSHSSGLNWDRAEEVMKAQGLSALIATTPENIHYVIGSQLRASNWTMQIYAILPADRSAKPCIIIPTNRLGVVAQFGITGVDIFAYSDFFVEGSIEGKPSTDDIDLFYSLLQTTVIHPGPVEALKAALQQLGIDSQPIGIDEMRIAPDILARIREELPERPVVSAYKLFRQIRLVKTPFEIEQLRQAAQLNERIEQELIDLIAAGVHEKQLADHYRLAVMRAGGTPAMTAVGAGPRSALPLIENYFHTIETGDQVRFDLCLQLEGYWGDTGRTVVAGEPTAWMKKHFDAVKSGWETALETVRPGVKASDVFHAAVSRVQREGIPHYRRQHVGHAIGLELYDDMTLSPGDQRILEPGMVLCVEVPYYELGAGGFQIEDTVVVTPDGYEFLTHMERKLFIK; translated from the coding sequence ATGAATAATTCACACCATCTATCTCATAGCTCAGGTCTGAATTGGGATCGGGCGGAAGAAGTGATGAAAGCTCAGGGGCTAAGCGCCCTGATTGCAACGACTCCAGAGAACATTCACTATGTCATCGGGTCCCAGCTGCGTGCAAGCAACTGGACGATGCAGATTTATGCTATTTTGCCTGCTGACAGATCTGCTAAGCCGTGTATCATCATTCCAACGAATCGGTTGGGCGTTGTGGCCCAGTTCGGTATCACGGGGGTGGACATATTTGCCTACAGTGACTTCTTCGTGGAAGGTTCAATTGAAGGCAAACCTTCCACGGACGACATTGATCTATTCTATTCTCTCCTGCAAACGACGGTCATTCATCCAGGTCCTGTAGAAGCACTCAAGGCAGCATTACAACAGCTGGGTATCGATAGTCAGCCGATTGGCATCGATGAAATGCGGATCGCTCCCGATATTCTGGCTAGAATCAGGGAGGAGCTTCCTGAAAGGCCGGTGGTTTCCGCATATAAACTGTTCCGACAAATCCGCCTGGTTAAGACACCTTTTGAAATCGAGCAACTGCGTCAGGCTGCTCAATTAAATGAACGGATTGAACAGGAGCTGATTGATCTGATTGCAGCAGGTGTTCATGAGAAGCAACTTGCAGATCATTATCGTCTGGCTGTGATGAGGGCAGGTGGAACTCCGGCAATGACTGCAGTAGGGGCAGGACCACGCAGTGCGTTGCCACTCATTGAAAATTATTTTCATACGATTGAGACTGGAGATCAGGTCCGTTTCGACCTTTGCCTCCAGCTGGAAGGATACTGGGGAGATACAGGCCGCACGGTTGTTGCAGGTGAACCTACCGCCTGGATGAAAAAGCATTTTGATGCGGTCAAAAGTGGATGGGAGACGGCACTTGAAACGGTGCGCCCTGGCGTCAAGGCATCGGATGTATTTCATGCGGCGGTGTCCCGCGTACAGCGCGAGGGAATTCCCCATTACCGACGTCAGCATGTCGGACATGCCATCGGCTTGGAACTGTACGACGATATGACTCTCTCCCCGGGTGACCAGCGTATACTGGAGCCCGGTATGGTGCTATGTGTGGAGGTACCTTATTACGAGCTTGGTGCTGGTGGGTTCCAAATCGAGGATACAGTTGTCGTAACGCCAGATGGTTATGAGTTTCTGACTCATATGGAACGGAAACTGTTCATCAAATAA
- a CDS encoding ABC transporter permease: MSRIAERIVNLYSFGNRTWVTRLLLLLPALALMGIVYLGGLLIFGRYSFDIYENGKLIRGWDWGAYRAFLSDPYYWKLIGTTFRIAFKVTLWSLLLAYPLAYCIAGLKKPGMKQLLLLLTFLPLLVSAVVRSYGWQLLLSKQGFMNWLFIRLGLTDEGFSMIYNETGVVVALVHIFLPFMVFPILNVLSQSDASLKAAAQDLGAGSWRTFLTITLPLSARGIASGVQIVFTLCLTAFTTPQLIGGGRVMTLPVFIYQRTLDTNWPMAAVASLFLLVSSIVVSLLVNKGAEMLMFRRSRKGGQAYG; the protein is encoded by the coding sequence ATGAGCCGGATTGCGGAACGGATCGTGAATCTGTATTCCTTTGGAAACCGCACATGGGTAACCCGGTTGCTGCTTCTGTTGCCTGCACTTGCTTTGATGGGCATCGTTTATCTGGGCGGGTTGTTGATCTTTGGGAGATATAGCTTCGATATTTATGAGAATGGAAAACTTATTCGGGGCTGGGATTGGGGGGCGTATCGTGCGTTTCTGTCTGATCCCTACTATTGGAAGCTAATTGGCACAACGTTTCGCATTGCCTTCAAAGTTACGCTATGGAGCCTTCTGCTTGCCTATCCACTGGCCTATTGCATAGCGGGTCTAAAGAAGCCTGGCATGAAGCAGTTATTGCTGCTGCTCACGTTTCTTCCGCTACTGGTCAGCGCGGTTGTGCGTTCTTACGGATGGCAGCTGTTGCTTTCCAAACAGGGCTTCATGAACTGGCTATTCATCCGGCTGGGGCTTACCGATGAAGGATTCAGCATGATATACAACGAGACAGGTGTCGTTGTCGCGCTTGTCCATATTTTCCTGCCATTTATGGTCTTTCCGATTCTGAATGTGTTGTCCCAAAGTGACGCTTCCTTAAAGGCAGCTGCTCAGGATTTGGGGGCGGGCAGCTGGAGAACGTTCCTCACCATTACCCTGCCCTTATCGGCAAGAGGCATTGCAAGCGGGGTACAAATTGTGTTCACGCTGTGCCTCACCGCATTCACCACACCTCAGCTGATCGGCGGGGGAAGAGTCATGACACTTCCGGTATTTATATACCAGCGTACCTTGGACACGAACTGGCCGATGGCTGCAGTTGCCAGCCTGTTCTTGCTTGTGTCTTCCATTGTTGTCTCGTTGCTGGTGAATAAAGGGGCGGAAATGTTGATGTTCCGTCGTTCCCGTAAGGGAGGTCAGGCGTATGGTTAA
- a CDS encoding extracellular solute-binding protein codes for MFKSNKKRFLSLASLTLASTLVLSACGGAGSSSNTAGESGSSGASGDKVKLTMFIWAGSNQDVVPKEVVAEYVKEHPNVEVTFEESSNSVMYPKMVAGKQADANNPVVNFGYFNADATAKGLNDDMWEPLDTSIVTNMKDIPEAFHKPDNKGVVWGVSSFALVYNKDLVKAPPTSWNDLWDNEEFKGKTALWDYMFYSYISPLIATKGQEIGASYENPEPAFQFWADRSDQIGTLVSSNDQLKALLESGDALIAPFSAQVAQTWIDGGSPLAVAYPSEGAISFPYTLQVVKGSTPEQTRVANEIINELLSAEALSQYAEATGTPVTSTTAAVPDKYKDDPSFSVETQSNGINPDWDVLAQNSSSWKELWDRLVKTKL; via the coding sequence ATGTTCAAATCAAACAAAAAACGCTTTCTCAGCCTTGCCTCACTGACACTGGCCAGTACATTGGTGCTTTCCGCTTGCGGTGGAGCAGGCAGCTCAAGTAATACTGCCGGAGAGAGCGGATCTTCAGGAGCAAGCGGAGACAAAGTTAAGCTGACGATGTTTATCTGGGCTGGTTCCAATCAAGACGTCGTTCCGAAAGAAGTGGTTGCCGAGTATGTGAAAGAACATCCCAACGTTGAAGTCACCTTTGAGGAATCCTCCAATTCGGTAATGTACCCGAAGATGGTCGCTGGCAAGCAGGCTGATGCCAACAATCCGGTCGTCAACTTCGGTTACTTCAATGCAGATGCGACGGCTAAAGGTTTGAATGATGATATGTGGGAGCCACTGGATACAAGCATCGTGACCAATATGAAGGATATTCCAGAGGCCTTCCACAAGCCAGACAATAAAGGTGTGGTTTGGGGTGTTTCGAGCTTCGCCTTAGTGTATAACAAAGACCTAGTAAAAGCGCCGCCTACCAGCTGGAACGATCTATGGGATAACGAGGAGTTCAAAGGAAAAACTGCGCTCTGGGACTATATGTTCTATTCCTATATCTCCCCACTTATTGCTACCAAAGGTCAAGAGATTGGTGCATCCTATGAAAATCCCGAGCCAGCCTTCCAGTTCTGGGCAGATCGCAGTGACCAGATTGGCACATTGGTTTCATCCAATGATCAGCTGAAGGCACTGCTGGAGTCAGGTGATGCTCTCATTGCCCCATTCAGTGCACAGGTTGCACAGACATGGATTGATGGCGGTTCTCCACTTGCCGTAGCGTATCCGAGTGAAGGTGCCATCTCCTTCCCGTACACACTTCAGGTCGTGAAGGGCTCAACACCTGAGCAGACACGTGTTGCAAACGAAATTATCAACGAATTGTTGAGCGCAGAGGCGCTGTCACAATATGCAGAAGCAACCGGTACGCCAGTAACCAGCACGACAGCTGCAGTTCCGGACAAGTACAAGGATGATCCTTCCTTCTCCGTAGAAACGCAAAGTAACGGCATTAATCCAGACTGGGATGTGCTTGCACAGAACAGCTCTTCCTGGAAAGAACTATGGGACCGACTGGTGAAAACAAAGCTTTAA